A region of Phycisphaerae bacterium DNA encodes the following proteins:
- a CDS encoding catalase produces MNEKKLTTNAGAPVPDNQNVMTAGPRGPMLLQDVWYLEKLAHFDREVIPERRMHAKGSGAYGSFTVTHDITRYTKAKIFSQVGKKTDLFVRFSTVAGERGAADAERDIRGFAVKFYTEQGNWDLVGNNTPVFFLRDPLKFPDLNHAVKRDPRTNLRSALNNWDFWTSLPEALHQVTVVMSDRGIPATYRHMHGFGSHTFSMINVKNERFWVKFHLRTQQGIKNLTDEEAERIIGKCRESHQRDLYESIEKGDFPRWTMFIQVMPELDAENLPYHPFDLTKVWYHKDYPLVEVGVLELNRNPDNYFAEVEQAAFNPANIVPGIGFSPDKMLQGRLFSYGDAQRYRLGVNHHLIPVNASRCPFHSYHRDGAMRVDGNYGSTRGYEPNSYGDWQQQPEFAEPPLKINGNADHWDYREDDDDYYTQPGKLFRLMKPDEQARLFANTARAMGDAPKMIKVRHIVNCLKADPAYGKGVADALGIPMSEIPK; encoded by the coding sequence ATGAACGAGAAGAAGCTCACGACCAATGCTGGAGCACCGGTCCCCGACAATCAGAATGTCATGACCGCGGGGCCGCGCGGTCCCATGTTGCTCCAGGATGTCTGGTACCTGGAGAAACTCGCTCACTTCGATCGTGAGGTCATTCCGGAGCGGCGGATGCACGCCAAGGGTTCCGGGGCGTACGGGAGCTTCACGGTGACGCACGACATTACTCGCTACACGAAAGCGAAGATCTTCTCGCAGGTCGGGAAGAAGACTGATCTGTTTGTTCGGTTCTCCACGGTCGCCGGGGAGCGCGGAGCGGCGGACGCCGAGCGCGATATCCGCGGTTTCGCGGTCAAGTTCTACACCGAGCAGGGGAATTGGGATCTGGTGGGCAACAATACGCCCGTCTTCTTCTTGCGAGATCCGCTCAAGTTCCCGGATCTCAATCACGCCGTGAAGCGTGACCCGCGCACGAACCTGCGCAGCGCCTTGAATAACTGGGACTTCTGGACCTCGCTTCCGGAAGCGCTGCACCAGGTGACGGTCGTGATGAGTGACCGGGGGATCCCGGCAACTTACCGGCATATGCACGGCTTTGGCAGTCACACGTTCAGCATGATCAACGTGAAGAACGAGCGTTTCTGGGTCAAGTTCCATCTGAGGACACAGCAGGGGATCAAGAACCTGACGGACGAGGAGGCCGAGAGGATCATCGGGAAGTGCCGCGAGAGCCATCAGCGCGATCTGTACGAGAGTATCGAGAAGGGCGACTTCCCTCGCTGGACGATGTTCATTCAGGTCATGCCCGAACTGGATGCCGAGAACCTGCCTTACCACCCGTTTGACCTCACCAAGGTGTGGTACCACAAGGACTATCCACTGGTAGAGGTGGGCGTGCTGGAGTTGAATCGCAACCCGGACAACTACTTCGCCGAGGTCGAGCAGGCGGCCTTCAACCCGGCCAACATTGTGCCCGGCATCGGTTTCTCGCCGGACAAGATGCTGCAGGGGCGTCTGTTCTCTTATGGTGATGCCCAGCGCTACCGATTGGGCGTGAATCACCATCTGATTCCGGTCAATGCGTCGCGGTGCCCGTTCCACAGTTACCACCGCGACGGGGCGATGCGTGTGGATGGCAATTACGGTAGTACGCGCGGCTACGAGCCGAACAGTTACGGCGACTGGCAACAGCAGCCGGAGTTTGCCGAGCCGCCGCTGAAGATCAACGGCAATGCCGATCACTGGGATTACCGCGAGGACGATGACGACTACTACACCCAGCCGGGCAAGTTGTTTCGCCTGATGAAGCCGGACGAACAAGCGAGGCTCTTCGCGAACACCGCTCGAGCCATGGGTGATGCACCGAAGATGATCAAGGTGCGTCACATCGTCAACTGCCTGAAAGCTGATCCCGCGTATGGCAAGGGGGTGGCAGATGCGCTGGGGATTCCGATGAGCGAGATACCCAAGTAG
- a CDS encoding transcriptional repressor, with translation MCGSRPLDETWTDRLRRVCRERGLPLTVHRRAVFEAIRGREDHPTADQVYSAVQARLPGVSRTSVYRILEMLVATGMVTKVCHPGSAARFDPKTHQHHHLVCLSCERIIDVEDPRLNCVPLPDVRGHGFLIDDYHVHFRGTCADCLRKRAARVRTSRPVGRPKAGQRMISRKTGETKKRRNR, from the coding sequence GTGTGCGGGAGTCGTCCGTTGGATGAGACATGGACAGATCGTCTACGGCGGGTTTGCCGCGAGCGAGGCCTGCCTCTGACGGTGCATCGTCGGGCAGTGTTTGAAGCGATTCGCGGGCGCGAGGATCATCCCACGGCCGACCAGGTCTACTCCGCGGTACAGGCTCGGTTGCCGGGAGTCTCGCGGACTTCCGTCTATCGCATCCTGGAGATGCTGGTGGCTACGGGCATGGTGACCAAGGTGTGTCATCCGGGTTCCGCCGCCCGGTTCGATCCGAAGACACATCAGCATCATCATCTCGTATGCCTGTCCTGTGAGCGCATCATCGATGTGGAGGATCCGCGGTTGAATTGCGTTCCCCTGCCCGATGTCCGCGGCCACGGGTTTTTGATTGACGACTACCACGTTCACTTTCGCGGAACGTGTGCCGACTGTCTGAGGAAGCGGGCGGCTAGGGTCCGCACGAGTCGGCCGGTCGGTCGGCCGAAGGCGGGTCAGCGGATGATTTCCCGGAAGACTGGCGAAACCAAGAAAAGGAGAAACCGATGA
- a CDS encoding PLP-dependent transferase has protein sequence MSDKPLKGIGTRCLHAGQEPDPTTTARAVPIYATSSYVFRDSDHAANLFGLKEFGNIYSRLMNPTNDVLEKRLAALDGGVGALTLSSGQSAIYVAIFNICRAAQNILSATSLYGGTWTLFTQTFPKLGINVKFFDPLKPADIRQLADRHTRAVYLESLGNPKNDVADFAEVARVAHQCGLPVICDNTVMTPYLLRPFEHGIDITVYSLTKFLGGHGLHVGGAIVDSGKFDWTADRKKWPEFTEPDPSYHGVVFAEALKPIGNIAYITKCRTHVLRDMGSCLSPFAAFLFLQGIETLHVRMPRHCENALKVAQYLQAHQAVSWVNYPGMPEHPCHANAKKYLPRGAGAMVGFGIKGGTEAGKKFINSVKLLSHLANIGDAKSLCIHPASTTHSQLSPHEQAATGVVPEYVRLSIGIEDIEDIIADFDQALAASQK, from the coding sequence ATGTCAGACAAACCGCTCAAGGGAATAGGTACCCGCTGCCTGCACGCCGGCCAGGAGCCGGATCCCACCACCACCGCCCGGGCTGTGCCGATCTACGCGACCAGCAGCTACGTGTTCCGTGACAGCGACCACGCGGCTAACCTCTTCGGTCTTAAAGAGTTCGGCAACATCTACAGCCGGCTCATGAACCCGACCAACGATGTACTTGAGAAGCGGCTGGCGGCCCTGGACGGCGGCGTCGGGGCGCTGACCTTGTCCAGCGGGCAGTCGGCCATCTACGTCGCTATCTTCAACATCTGCCGTGCGGCACAGAACATCCTCAGCGCGACCAGCCTCTACGGCGGAACCTGGACCCTGTTCACCCAGACCTTTCCCAAGCTGGGCATCAACGTCAAGTTCTTCGATCCGCTCAAGCCGGCCGACATCAGGCAGTTGGCCGACAGGCACACCCGGGCCGTCTACCTGGAGTCGCTGGGCAATCCCAAGAATGACGTGGCTGATTTCGCCGAGGTCGCCCGGGTCGCTCACCAGTGCGGACTACCCGTGATCTGTGACAACACGGTCATGACCCCCTACTTGCTCCGGCCGTTCGAGCACGGGATCGACATCACCGTCTACAGCCTGACCAAGTTCCTGGGTGGCCACGGCTTGCACGTCGGCGGAGCGATCGTGGACTCGGGCAAGTTCGATTGGACCGCCGATCGGAAGAAATGGCCGGAGTTCACCGAACCGGACCCGTCCTACCACGGCGTGGTCTTCGCCGAAGCCCTCAAACCGATCGGCAACATCGCGTACATCACCAAGTGCCGGACCCATGTCCTGCGCGACATGGGCAGTTGCCTCAGCCCCTTCGCCGCCTTCCTGTTCCTGCAGGGCATCGAGACGCTGCACGTGCGGATGCCCCGGCACTGCGAGAATGCCCTGAAAGTCGCCCAATACCTCCAGGCACACCAGGCCGTCTCATGGGTGAATTACCCGGGCATGCCCGAGCATCCCTGCCATGCCAATGCCAAGAAGTACCTTCCACGTGGAGCGGGAGCGATGGTCGGCTTCGGCATCAAGGGCGGCACCGAGGCGGGCAAGAAGTTCATCAACTCAGTCAAGCTGCTGTCCCATCTGGCCAATATCGGCGATGCCAAGAGCCTGTGCATCCACCCGGCCAGCACCACGCATTCGCAGCTCAGCCCGCACGAACAGGCCGCCACCGGCGTGGTCCCCGAGTACGTGCGGCTGTCGATCGGGATCGAGGACATTGAGGACATCATCGCTGACTTTGACCAGGCCCTGGCGGCCTCGCAGAAGTAA
- a CDS encoding homoserine O-acetyltransferase: MSEVMSDNLEGHPKLRGSVGIVQPRTVTLFEPPHLLQLECGRELGPIQVTYETCGTLDEDHGNAVLIFHALSGDAHVAGYHSIEDRKAGWWENMVGPGKGIDTDKYFVICANTLGGCRGTTGPSSTNPETGKPWGLDFPVITIEDMVKVQKALVDHLGIRRLLAVIGGSMGGMLVLEWMVRYPDLVKAAIPVATTPRQSAQCIAFDAVGRSAILADPNFRNGQYHGGAPPEDGLAIARMVGHITYLSEQGMHEKFGRQLRRAEKYSYDFTNEFSVETYLDYQGRAFVQRFDANSYLYITKALDYYDLGGRCGSLVKAFENVQASVLVISLSGDWLYTPQQSRMIVDALLANGKTVSYSEINSAYGHDAFLLEPNVLGRLISGVLAAASGRPVLDRGDDLQPYLQTPAIKTAWHRQRIDYDRIEDLITPDSSVLDLGCGRGLLLSRLMQRERVRGLGVEVVQDSICQCVERGIPVVDLDVETELSCFPDRSYDYVVLSQTLQTLRRPDVVLDQMLRIGRHGIVSFPNLVYWKPMLQMLLTGRTPVTESLPFWWYNTPNVRCLTIRDFEAYCREHRIRIHRKIALLEGRRQPIAFLPSLRAAEAIFVISRKGR, from the coding sequence ATGAGTGAAGTCATGAGCGACAACCTGGAGGGACACCCCAAGCTGCGGGGTTCGGTCGGCATCGTCCAGCCACGGACGGTGACGCTGTTCGAGCCGCCCCATCTGCTGCAGTTGGAGTGCGGACGGGAGCTGGGCCCGATCCAGGTCACCTATGAAACCTGTGGGACGCTCGACGAAGACCACGGCAACGCGGTCCTCATCTTCCACGCCCTCTCCGGTGACGCTCACGTGGCCGGCTACCACAGCATCGAGGACCGCAAGGCCGGCTGGTGGGAGAACATGGTCGGGCCGGGCAAGGGCATCGATACCGACAAGTACTTCGTGATCTGCGCCAACACGCTGGGCGGCTGCAGGGGAACCACTGGCCCGTCGAGCACCAATCCGGAAACCGGCAAGCCCTGGGGTCTCGATTTCCCGGTCATCACCATCGAGGACATGGTCAAGGTTCAGAAGGCCTTGGTCGACCACCTGGGCATCAGGCGGCTCCTGGCCGTCATTGGCGGCTCGATGGGCGGCATGCTGGTACTGGAATGGATGGTCCGCTACCCGGACCTCGTCAAGGCGGCGATCCCCGTCGCCACCACGCCGCGACAGAGCGCTCAGTGCATCGCCTTCGACGCTGTCGGGCGCAGCGCGATCTTGGCCGACCCGAACTTCAGGAACGGCCAATATCACGGTGGCGCCCCGCCAGAGGATGGCCTGGCCATCGCCCGCATGGTTGGGCATATCACCTACCTGTCCGAGCAGGGCATGCACGAGAAGTTCGGGCGGCAACTCCGCCGTGCGGAGAAGTACAGCTACGACTTCACCAATGAGTTCTCTGTCGAGACCTACCTGGACTACCAGGGCCGCGCGTTCGTCCAGCGCTTCGACGCCAACAGTTACCTGTACATCACCAAGGCCCTGGACTACTACGATCTCGGCGGACGGTGCGGTTCACTGGTCAAGGCTTTCGAGAACGTCCAGGCCAGCGTGCTGGTTATCAGCCTCTCGGGCGACTGGCTTTACACCCCGCAGCAGTCGCGGATGATCGTGGACGCCCTGCTGGCCAACGGCAAGACCGTCTCCTACTCCGAGATCAACTCGGCCTACGGCCACGACGCTTTCCTGCTCGAGCCCAACGTTCTCGGTCGCCTGATCAGCGGCGTCCTGGCGGCGGCCAGCGGCCGGCCGGTCCTCGACCGAGGCGACGATCTTCAGCCCTACCTCCAGACGCCAGCCATCAAGACCGCCTGGCACCGCCAGCGGATCGACTACGACCGGATCGAGGATCTGATCACTCCGGACTCCAGCGTGCTGGATCTCGGCTGCGGGCGCGGGCTTCTGCTCAGCCGGCTGATGCAGCGAGAACGAGTTCGCGGGCTGGGCGTCGAGGTGGTCCAGGACTCGATCTGCCAGTGCGTCGAACGCGGCATCCCGGTCGTCGACCTCGACGTCGAGACCGAGCTCTCCTGCTTTCCCGACCGGAGCTACGACTACGTGGTCCTGTCGCAAACCCTGCAGACCCTGCGGCGACCGGACGTGGTCCTCGACCAGATGCTGCGGATCGGCCGGCACGGGATTGTCAGCTTCCCCAACCTGGTTTACTGGAAGCCCATGCTGCAAATGCTGCTCACCGGGCGGACGCCGGTGACCGAGAGCCTGCCCTTCTGGTGGTACAACACACCAAATGTCCGTTGTCTGACGATCCGCGACTTCGAGGCATACTGCCGGGAACACCGGATCCGCATCCACCGCAAGATCGCCCTGCTCGAAGGTCGTCGGCAGCCGATCGCGTTCCTGCCCAGCCTGCGAGCGGCCGAAGCCATCTTCGTCATCAGCCGCAAGGGCAGGTGA
- a CDS encoding Gfo/Idh/MocA family oxidoreductase, with the protein MSRGALTGGWSRAAIVGTAAGVSVPRLRAAEPGRTLKIGLIGSGARGTGAALDAMNADPNVRVVALADLFPDRIARCREQLLARTSIEDKHCFVGLDAFSKVLELDVDYVILATPPHFRPDHLEAAVQAGKHVFMEKPAAVDPVGIRKVLAAGEKAAGKGLAIVAGTQRRHHKGYIETVRRIHDGAIGRILAAQCYWNQEGPRNEARFLENRTGRSDFEWMVRGWYRWRWLSGDHIVEQHVHNIDVINWVLGTHPTRVVAMGSRHRRLSGDQYDWFAADFVYPGDKTHQEIRVLSQCRQITGCAKDISERVIGETGVSNCNGWISTVGKLDVKSPPEYVQEHADLIAAIRAGKPINEARNIAESTLCGIMARMSAYTGKAVTWDQAIKSDEKLSPPDVKLTPENLKSLIPVPGAEAGPPRGGRAPAAARKKGGAS; encoded by the coding sequence ATGAGTCGAGGTGCGTTGACAGGCGGCTGGAGCAGGGCGGCGATCGTGGGGACTGCGGCCGGCGTTTCGGTGCCAAGGCTCCGGGCCGCCGAGCCGGGCAGGACCCTGAAGATCGGCCTGATCGGCAGCGGTGCCCGCGGGACCGGTGCCGCCCTGGACGCCATGAACGCGGATCCGAACGTCCGGGTCGTGGCCTTGGCCGACCTGTTCCCCGACCGGATTGCACGCTGTCGCGAGCAGCTCCTTGCCCGGACATCCATCGAGGACAAGCACTGCTTCGTGGGCCTCGACGCCTTCAGCAAAGTGCTCGAGCTCGACGTGGATTACGTGATCCTGGCGACCCCGCCTCACTTCAGGCCCGATCACCTGGAGGCTGCCGTCCAGGCGGGCAAGCACGTGTTCATGGAGAAGCCGGCCGCCGTGGATCCGGTCGGGATCCGCAAGGTGCTTGCCGCCGGCGAAAAGGCCGCGGGGAAGGGGCTCGCCATCGTGGCCGGCACCCAGCGGCGCCACCACAAGGGCTACATCGAGACCGTCAGGCGGATTCACGACGGGGCCATCGGCCGGATCCTGGCCGCCCAATGCTACTGGAACCAGGAAGGCCCTCGAAACGAGGCCCGGTTCCTGGAAAACCGAACCGGGCGGTCCGACTTCGAATGGATGGTCCGCGGCTGGTACCGCTGGCGATGGCTGTCCGGCGACCACATCGTCGAGCAGCATGTTCACAATATCGACGTGATCAACTGGGTGCTGGGAACCCATCCGACCCGGGTAGTGGCCATGGGTTCCCGCCACCGGCGACTCAGCGGCGACCAGTACGACTGGTTCGCGGCCGACTTCGTCTACCCGGGCGACAAGACCCACCAGGAAATCCGCGTGCTCAGCCAGTGCCGGCAAATCACCGGCTGCGCCAAGGACATATCCGAACGCGTGATCGGCGAGACCGGCGTCTCGAACTGCAACGGCTGGATCAGCACGGTGGGCAAGCTCGACGTCAAGTCTCCTCCGGAGTACGTTCAGGAGCACGCCGATTTGATTGCCGCCATCCGCGCGGGCAAGCCGATCAACGAGGCCCGAAACATCGCCGAGTCCACGCTATGCGGCATCATGGCCCGCATGTCGGCCTATACCGGCAAGGCGGTCACTTGGGACCAGGCGATAAAGTCCGACGAGAAGCTGTCGCCGCCCGATGTCAAACTCACCCCGGAGAACCTCAAGAGCCTCATCCCCGTTCCCGGCGCCGAGGCCGGCCCGCCCAGGGGCGGCAGGGCTCCCGCTGCGGCAAGGAAGAAGGGCGGGGCCAGCTGA
- a CDS encoding Gfo/Idh/MocA family oxidoreductase, with product MSKHSVSRLSRRQFVQTAAVAAAATSAFPHFARAADADLPIKVGLIGAGGRGTGAAHNVLAAAKGVQIVAIADIAKDRLENAKKDLRGKNQDINDEHCFLGMDAYKKLLALDNVNYVILATPPYYRPEHLEASVKAGKHVFTEKPVAVDPVGIRRFIAAGKEAASKKLSIVAGTQRRHQAGYVETIKRIHDGALGKIVAGQCYWNMGMLWYNKKAQGWSDMEWMHRDWVNWTWLSGDHIVEQHVHNIDVINWALKTLPTKAVAMGSRHRRVTGDQYDNFSVDFFYPGDKEHPEIHVLSQCRQINGCANDVSERVIGTKGISNCNGWISNVGKIESQGKDPYVQEHTDLIAAIRQGEPINEAEQVAHSTMCAIMARMSAYTGKAVTWSDAMKSDLQLAPPESPLTPEYVRSLIAVPGDEEK from the coding sequence ATGAGCAAGCATTCAGTCAGCCGGTTGTCCCGGCGCCAGTTCGTCCAGACGGCCGCGGTTGCGGCGGCGGCCACCAGCGCGTTCCCCCATTTCGCCCGCGCCGCCGATGCCGATCTGCCCATCAAGGTCGGCCTGATCGGGGCCGGCGGCCGCGGCACCGGTGCCGCTCATAACGTTCTGGCGGCGGCCAAGGGCGTCCAGATCGTGGCGATCGCGGACATCGCCAAGGACCGCCTCGAGAACGCCAAGAAGGACCTGCGCGGCAAGAACCAGGATATCAACGACGAACACTGCTTCCTGGGAATGGATGCATACAAGAAGCTGCTTGCCCTGGACAACGTGAACTACGTCATTCTCGCGACCCCGCCGTACTATCGCCCCGAGCATCTCGAGGCGTCGGTCAAGGCCGGTAAGCACGTCTTCACCGAGAAGCCGGTCGCGGTCGATCCGGTGGGCATCCGGCGATTCATCGCCGCCGGCAAGGAGGCAGCCTCTAAGAAGCTCTCGATCGTCGCCGGCACCCAGCGGCGTCACCAGGCCGGTTACGTCGAGACCATCAAGAGGATCCACGACGGGGCCCTGGGCAAAATCGTGGCCGGGCAATGCTACTGGAACATGGGCATGCTCTGGTATAATAAGAAGGCTCAGGGCTGGAGCGACATGGAGTGGATGCACCGCGACTGGGTGAACTGGACCTGGCTCTCGGGCGACCACATCGTCGAACAGCACGTGCACAACATCGATGTGATTAACTGGGCACTGAAGACCCTGCCTACCAAGGCGGTGGCGATGGGCAGCCGTCATCGCCGCGTGACCGGCGACCAGTATGACAACTTCTCGGTCGATTTCTTCTACCCCGGTGACAAGGAACACCCGGAGATCCACGTGCTCAGCCAGTGCCGCCAGATCAACGGCTGCGCCAATGACGTGTCCGAACGCGTCATCGGCACGAAGGGCATCTCCAACTGCAACGGCTGGATCAGCAACGTCGGCAAGATCGAGTCCCAGGGCAAGGATCCTTACGTCCAGGAACACACCGACCTGATCGCCGCGATCCGCCAGGGCGAACCAATCAACGAGGCCGAGCAGGTCGCCCATTCGACGATGTGCGCCATCATGGCCCGCATGTCAGCCTACACCGGCAAAGCAGTGACCTGGAGTGATGCCATGAAGTCCGATCTGCAACTGGCTCCGCCGGAAAGCCCGCTGACTCCCGAGTATGTCAGGTCGCTCATCGCCGTGCCGGGCGACGAGGAAAAGTGA
- a CDS encoding zf-HC2 domain-containing protein, translating into MPIDETEGKNMNCSQARQAIPVDLDGELNSLEEHALREHLAGCLACRGILRQHQAIHDTMARLAALPCDSDEVAATPASPSAGQERPAAVPAVRRCRRWRVSVAAAAALILFICGWWITAQMRSDVSRHPGAAAHSPESQAEAAAGSLVSSQQGRVEADSDPRPVVRVEFGRSADVIALPQPTRNPNITVFWIYPAVKTAQAPPRSAVEPQPNQEGAQS; encoded by the coding sequence ATGCCAATCGATGAGACGGAAGGCAAGAACATGAACTGCTCACAGGCACGACAAGCCATCCCCGTCGATCTCGACGGCGAGTTGAACTCCTTAGAGGAACACGCGCTCCGGGAGCATCTGGCCGGTTGCCTCGCTTGCCGTGGAATCCTCCGGCAGCACCAGGCCATTCATGACACCATGGCCCGTCTGGCGGCCTTGCCGTGTGACTCCGACGAGGTGGCCGCAACCCCCGCTTCCCCGTCCGCCGGGCAGGAGCGGCCTGCGGCGGTGCCGGCGGTGCGACGATGCCGACGGTGGCGAGTGTCGGTCGCCGCGGCCGCCGCACTGATCCTCTTCATCTGTGGTTGGTGGATCACGGCGCAAATGCGTTCTGATGTCTCTCGCCATCCCGGAGCAGCTGCTCACTCGCCCGAGTCGCAGGCCGAGGCGGCTGCTGGCAGTCTCGTGTCCTCGCAGCAGGGGAGGGTGGAAGCCGACTCCGATCCCCGCCCGGTCGTCCGCGTCGAGTTCGGCCGTTCAGCCGACGTGATCGCGCTTCCGCAGCCCACGCGTAATCCGAATATCACCGTCTTCTGGATCTACCCGGCCGTCAAGACCGCCCAAGCCCCGCCACGGTCGGCCGTCGAACCTCAACCCAATCAGGAAGGAGCACAATCGTGA
- a CDS encoding RNA polymerase sigma factor, with translation MKPASDHSRVNETRPDVSPTAGRPSGGPTASSHRARFQRWTEILRPRLVRLACRYVWNVHDAEEIVQDAMTLAWREVGAKMPETELPDTWLVRATVNLSLNRLRRSRTGPLPPGETATAAMAAYARPEMDELMQRVRLAVRELPDRQQAAIVLRDIEGLPYEQIGTVLEMSPGATRVLVHRAREAVRRILLARWPDSFDANR, from the coding sequence GTGAAACCTGCTTCGGACCATTCGCGGGTGAACGAGACCCGCCCAGACGTGTCTCCTACCGCTGGACGACCCTCCGGCGGTCCGACCGCGAGCTCTCACCGGGCCAGGTTTCAGCGATGGACTGAGATTCTCCGGCCACGGCTGGTGCGTCTGGCCTGCCGCTATGTGTGGAACGTCCATGACGCCGAAGAAATCGTCCAGGATGCCATGACTCTGGCCTGGCGCGAAGTGGGCGCGAAGATGCCCGAAACGGAGCTGCCGGACACATGGCTGGTTCGCGCGACGGTCAATCTGTCGCTCAACCGTCTCCGGCGTTCTCGGACCGGCCCGCTACCGCCGGGCGAGACGGCGACCGCGGCGATGGCTGCCTACGCGCGGCCGGAGATGGATGAGCTGATGCAACGCGTCCGCCTGGCGGTTCGCGAACTGCCCGACCGCCAGCAGGCCGCCATCGTGCTGCGGGATATCGAGGGGCTTCCATACGAGCAGATCGGCACGGTTCTGGAGATGTCACCGGGCGCGACACGGGTCCTGGTGCATCGGGCACGCGAGGCCGTCCGGCGCATCCTGCTGGCTCGCTGGCCGGACAGCTTCGATGCCAATCGATGA
- a CDS encoding PEP-CTERM sorting domain-containing protein (PEP-CTERM proteins occur, often in large numbers, in the proteomes of bacteria that also encode an exosortase, a predicted intramembrane cysteine proteinase. The presence of a PEP-CTERM domain at a protein's C-terminus predicts cleavage within the sorting domain, followed by covalent anchoring to some some component of the (usually Gram-negative) cell surface. Many PEP-CTERM proteins exhibit an unusual sequence composition that includes large numbers of potential glycosylation sites. Expression of one such protein has been shown restore the ability of a bacterium to form floc, a type of biofilm.) produces the protein MKRLLSVVAVVSLWAMAVPTRADLAFTFDSGVDGFTNVAWSAAGPTGWPDAAAVKATSASGGWTMGGTGPFKPFPYNTGEQLAMQALANVATARLDFDVILDGTSFPVGAAGWYQVHLAGNSDGTSGWTQQKVVDGWHNADDATLLVTHVDLPIAKVGWQAGDTWFQLYFGTNSDAAFPVGFYLDNVTITVPEPASASLLLGGLGVVVFRRGRIS, from the coding sequence ATGAAACGACTTCTTTCGGTTGTGGCTGTAGTGAGCCTGTGGGCGATGGCTGTCCCCACCCGGGCTGACTTGGCGTTCACGTTCGACAGCGGCGTTGACGGGTTCACCAACGTCGCCTGGTCGGCCGCCGGGCCGACCGGTTGGCCTGACGCCGCCGCCGTGAAGGCAACGAGCGCCTCCGGCGGCTGGACCATGGGCGGCACCGGCCCCTTCAAGCCGTTCCCCTACAACACCGGCGAGCAGCTGGCCATGCAGGCCCTGGCTAACGTCGCCACCGCTCGCTTGGACTTCGATGTGATTCTGGACGGTACGAGCTTCCCGGTCGGCGCAGCAGGCTGGTATCAGGTCCACCTGGCCGGCAACAGCGACGGTACCTCCGGCTGGACTCAGCAGAAGGTGGTCGACGGCTGGCACAACGCTGACGATGCCACCCTCCTTGTCACCCACGTTGACCTACCGATCGCGAAGGTGGGTTGGCAAGCGGGCGACACCTGGTTCCAACTCTACTTCGGCACCAACTCGGACGCCGCTTTCCCGGTTGGCTTCTACCTGGACAATGTCACCATCACGGTGCCGGAGCCGGCCAGCGCCTCGCTCCTGCTCGGCGGTTTGGGGGTCGTGGTCTTCCGCCGTGGACGGATCTCGTGA